Proteins encoded in a region of the Paenibacillus sp. W2I17 genome:
- a CDS encoding ROK family transcriptional regulator, translating to MAGTPQFIRNLNENLIMDALITQGTMSRADISRQTGLSKPTVSLAVEHLIDRNLVREMGPADNAQGRKATLIRFNETAYYVCGIDIGASRIRIALSNLNGEIIAYRTYPMVVQGAYERAEATMLELLRSHMNELLDENHLNWDQIQCIGFGIPGVVLPESGRINRIVDPLAGLEEAFSLESLSGAFPCEVILENDVNLAALGEYRSGAAAEYPLFVFFSIGTGTGAGIMVHGQLLRGLGGLTGEIAEMLVDDGRRLEEVLSADGLMQLAKDYLDQHDELLLEAADSGADDLHRHLTPERLFEAARSGEVEALDILQQYSKKIASALRQISVVLAPDLIVLGGGVGGNGDVLLPLLRQIISEQFPVQPQLICSKLGEQAVVTGAVQVAVQQTMLNLQQAME from the coding sequence ATGGCTGGTACACCGCAATTTATCCGCAATCTGAATGAAAATCTCATTATGGATGCCCTCATAACTCAGGGAACCATGTCGAGAGCGGATATCAGCCGCCAGACCGGACTTAGTAAACCAACGGTGTCTTTGGCGGTCGAACATCTGATTGACCGTAATCTGGTGAGGGAAATGGGGCCAGCTGACAACGCTCAGGGTCGAAAAGCAACCCTCATTCGTTTCAATGAAACGGCTTATTATGTCTGTGGTATAGATATCGGCGCATCACGTATTCGGATTGCATTATCCAATCTGAATGGAGAGATCATTGCCTATCGAACATATCCCATGGTTGTTCAAGGAGCTTATGAGCGAGCAGAAGCGACGATGCTCGAGCTCCTTCGAAGCCATATGAACGAACTGCTTGATGAGAATCATCTGAACTGGGATCAGATTCAGTGCATCGGGTTCGGTATACCAGGCGTAGTGCTGCCTGAATCAGGGCGTATCAATCGTATTGTGGACCCTTTAGCGGGTCTGGAAGAAGCTTTCTCTCTAGAATCGTTGTCAGGAGCTTTTCCCTGTGAAGTAATTCTGGAAAATGATGTGAATCTTGCAGCGCTTGGGGAGTATAGGAGTGGTGCAGCAGCAGAATATCCCTTGTTTGTTTTTTTCTCCATCGGTACAGGGACGGGCGCTGGCATCATGGTGCATGGCCAACTGCTTCGAGGTTTAGGTGGCTTAACTGGAGAGATCGCGGAGATGCTGGTGGACGATGGCCGACGTCTGGAGGAAGTGCTGTCCGCTGATGGTCTGATGCAACTGGCGAAAGATTATCTAGATCAGCATGATGAACTATTATTGGAGGCTGCTGATTCGGGTGCAGATGATCTTCACAGACACCTGACTCCCGAGAGGTTATTTGAAGCTGCGCGCAGTGGAGAAGTAGAGGCGTTAGACATTCTACAACAATACAGCAAGAAGATTGCTTCCGCTCTGCGTCAGATTAGCGTTGTGCTTGCACCGGATCTCATTGTGCTTGGCGGAGGTGTAGGAGGGAACGGTGATGTGTTATTGCCTTTACTGAGGCAGATTATATCTGAGCAATTCCCTGTGCAACCACAGTTAATCTGTTCCAAGCTTGGTGAGCAAGCTGTTGTCACTGGCGCGGTTCAGGTAGCCGTACAACAAACGATGCTGAACCTTCAGCAGGCCATGGAATAA
- a CDS encoding YitT family protein, whose translation MKKRITDILFIMAGAFLFALAVNLFVIPNDLGEGGVTGITIILYYLFEWSPGLMNLILNGILLIVGYRFLDKTTTVYTIIAVVFNSFFLHLTESWTIASDELWINTIFAGVFAGLGIGLIVRVGGTTAGTVILARLANKYLDWNISYGLLFFDLIVAFSSYFIIGPQGLMCTIVLLFVGTKTMEFIIEGLNPKKAVMIISSKQDEIAKQVIEKMDRGVTVLSGHGYYTKNKKEILYIVISKQEVSMLKKIVRAEDEIAFITIHDVRDVFGEGFIELSKT comes from the coding sequence ATGAAGAAACGAATTACGGATATCCTATTTATTATGGCAGGTGCATTTCTGTTTGCACTCGCGGTGAACCTGTTTGTCATCCCGAACGATTTGGGTGAAGGCGGCGTCACGGGTATCACGATTATTTTGTATTACCTGTTTGAATGGTCCCCTGGACTGATGAACTTGATCCTGAACGGTATTTTGTTAATTGTGGGATATCGGTTTCTTGATAAAACGACTACGGTATATACGATTATTGCGGTGGTATTCAACTCGTTTTTCCTGCATCTGACGGAGAGTTGGACGATTGCATCGGATGAACTCTGGATCAATACCATTTTTGCCGGAGTATTTGCCGGTCTTGGTATTGGCTTAATTGTTAGAGTGGGAGGCACAACGGCGGGAACAGTGATCCTGGCCCGACTTGCCAACAAATATCTGGATTGGAATATCAGTTACGGACTTCTGTTCTTCGATCTGATTGTGGCTTTCTCCTCATACTTCATCATTGGACCACAAGGATTAATGTGTACAATTGTCTTGCTGTTTGTTGGAACCAAAACAATGGAGTTCATTATTGAAGGGCTCAATCCGAAAAAAGCAGTTATGATTATCTCTTCCAAACAGGATGAAATCGCGAAGCAAGTCATTGAGAAGATGGATCGAGGAGTAACCGTCCTGTCTGGTCATGGCTATTACACGAAAAATAAGAAAGAAATTCTATACATTGTGATTAGCAAGCAGGAAGTTTCTATGCTGAAGAAGATTGTACGAGCAGAAGATGAGATTGCTTTTATCACCATTCATGACGTGCGTGATGTTTTCGGTGAAGGATTTATTGAACTCTCCAAAACTTGA
- a CDS encoding fatty acid desaturase produces MNRSKEMALKKEVTPYEKNDLRLSIRQLINTLLPLFLLWAAAYFSLSVSYWLTFPIALVASGFVLRTFIIFHDCCHGSFFKSKRANDILGTITGVLTVTPYQQWKNEHSIHHATSSNLDKRGVGDIWVMTVDEYKEASPWGRLFYRIYRNPFVLFCIGPIYVFLLAYRFNRKGARRKERINTHLTTVLIVVLYAFMSWLVGWQAFVMVQAPIFFFSGFFGIWLFYVQHQFEETYFEHEDEWSYVKAAVEGSSYYKLPKLLQWISGNIGFHHVHHLSPRVPNYFLEEAHNATPPLQKATTITLRSSLVALRFRLWDEDSKQFISFRQLKKLSRKPYVQPPIRVTNPAGLTEKP; encoded by the coding sequence ATGAACAGATCAAAAGAAATGGCCTTAAAAAAAGAAGTTACCCCTTACGAAAAAAATGATCTCAGATTAAGTATCCGTCAGTTAATCAATACATTGCTCCCGCTCTTCTTGTTATGGGCTGCTGCTTACTTTAGCTTATCGGTTTCCTACTGGCTGACCTTCCCGATTGCCTTGGTGGCATCCGGATTTGTACTACGGACCTTTATTATTTTCCATGACTGCTGTCATGGTTCATTCTTCAAGAGCAAACGCGCCAATGATATTCTCGGTACCATTACTGGTGTATTGACAGTTACACCCTATCAGCAGTGGAAAAACGAGCATTCTATCCATCACGCAACAAGCAGTAATCTTGACAAACGTGGTGTAGGTGATATCTGGGTTATGACGGTTGACGAATACAAAGAAGCTTCTCCTTGGGGTCGTCTCTTCTATCGGATTTATCGTAACCCGTTTGTATTGTTTTGTATCGGACCCATTTACGTGTTTCTGTTGGCTTACCGTTTTAACCGCAAAGGTGCTAGACGTAAAGAACGTATCAATACACACCTGACTACCGTATTGATCGTAGTGCTCTATGCATTCATGTCCTGGTTAGTCGGATGGCAGGCTTTTGTAATGGTTCAGGCACCTATCTTCTTCTTCTCCGGTTTCTTTGGTATCTGGCTGTTCTACGTTCAACATCAGTTCGAAGAGACGTATTTTGAACATGAAGATGAGTGGAGTTATGTAAAAGCAGCTGTTGAAGGCAGTTCTTATTACAAATTGCCAAAATTATTGCAATGGATCAGTGGTAATATTGGGTTTCACCATGTGCATCACTTGAGCCCACGTGTACCTAACTATTTCTTGGAAGAAGCACATAACGCAACACCACCCTTGCAAAAAGCAACGACTATTACACTACGTTCCAGTCTGGTTGCCCTGCGCTTCCGTCTGTGGGATGAAGATTCTAAACAGTTTATTAGCTTCAGACAGCTCAAAAAGCTATCCCGCAAGCCGTATGTTCAACCGCCTATCCGAGTAACCAATCCAGCGGGTCTGACAGAGAAGCCTTAA
- a CDS encoding histidine kinase, translating into MQNFYKKTGLNLYVWLAFFILPFYFISQYSKLWTLVTGIIIILVFFVCYLLAFITKGWQVYMWIGLLIAISITMTIAYDYAYFSLFLAFFIGNIKNKAGFFTLYSVNLGASFLTINYGFINQSSLLVSQLPFVFISLMASILLPISTYNKNKTEQLEGQLENANKRLDDLVKMEERQRIARDLHDTLGQKLSLIGLKTDLAKRLLRNNPDQAEIELNDLRQTASTALKEVREMVTTMRGTQLVDELFRAEQILKAASIEFMLEGNPKLQDTSQLNENVIGMCLKEAVTNVVKHSQATVCTITIKETQSDNILTVRDNGVGIERTRNKDRRGTGILGMKERLEFVNGCLDLRSGADKTGTQLVIQVPKLTRKPMKEDTT; encoded by the coding sequence ATGCAAAATTTTTATAAAAAGACAGGATTGAATCTTTATGTATGGCTCGCCTTTTTCATCCTGCCCTTCTATTTCATTTCACAATATTCCAAATTATGGACGTTGGTAACTGGCATTATCATCATCCTCGTTTTCTTCGTCTGTTATCTGCTCGCCTTCATCACCAAGGGCTGGCAGGTATACATGTGGATTGGATTGCTCATTGCCATATCCATTACGATGACTATCGCTTATGATTATGCCTATTTCTCATTGTTTCTTGCTTTTTTTATTGGGAATATTAAAAATAAAGCCGGTTTCTTCACCCTCTATTCGGTGAATTTGGGAGCCAGTTTCCTAACCATTAATTATGGTTTCATTAATCAGAGTTCTCTGTTGGTGAGCCAACTCCCGTTTGTATTCATCAGCTTGATGGCCTCCATTCTGCTTCCCATCAGTACGTATAACAAAAACAAGACTGAACAATTGGAAGGCCAATTGGAGAATGCCAACAAACGACTGGATGATCTCGTAAAAATGGAAGAACGACAGCGTATCGCTCGTGACCTGCACGATACCCTCGGGCAGAAGCTCTCACTGATTGGTCTGAAAACCGATCTGGCGAAGCGTTTGCTCCGCAATAATCCCGATCAGGCCGAGATCGAATTGAACGACCTCAGACAAACGGCAAGCACAGCTCTGAAGGAAGTTCGGGAAATGGTCACCACCATGCGTGGTACACAATTAGTTGATGAACTGTTCCGGGCGGAGCAGATTCTGAAGGCCGCTTCGATTGAATTTATGCTGGAAGGCAATCCAAAGCTGCAAGATACATCGCAATTGAATGAAAATGTAATCGGCATGTGCTTGAAAGAAGCCGTCACCAATGTAGTCAAGCACAGTCAGGCCACGGTATGCACCATCACCATTAAAGAAACACAGTCTGATAACATTTTAACGGTTCGAGATAACGGTGTAGGCATAGAACGCACGCGCAACAAGGATCGACGCGGTACCGGCATTTTGGGTATGAAGGAACGACTTGAATTTGTGAACGGTTGTCTGGATCTTCGCTCTGGAGCAGATAAAACAGGCACACAACTCGTTATTCAAGTGCCTAAGCTGACACGCAAACCAATGAAGGAGGATACAACATGA
- a CDS encoding response regulator transcription factor yields MISIVIAEDQRMMLGALSSLLNLEKDMQVVGQASNGQEALALVKELTPDICLMDIEMPVKSGLEAAEEMKGLNCKVIILTTFARTGYFERALKGGVRGYLLKDSPIEELAETIRQVMNGRRIFAPDLVDEAYVEENPLTERENAVLGLMADGKNTKEIAGHLFITTGTVRNYISIILNKLNASNRIEAITRSKEKGWFK; encoded by the coding sequence ATGATCAGCATTGTAATCGCCGAGGACCAACGCATGATGCTGGGCGCCTTGTCTTCCCTGCTCAATCTGGAAAAAGACATGCAGGTGGTAGGACAGGCAAGCAATGGACAGGAAGCTTTGGCACTTGTCAAAGAACTGACCCCGGATATCTGTCTGATGGATATCGAAATGCCCGTCAAAAGTGGGCTGGAAGCGGCAGAAGAGATGAAAGGTTTGAACTGTAAAGTCATTATTCTGACCACTTTTGCCCGAACCGGCTATTTCGAACGTGCGCTCAAAGGCGGTGTTCGTGGATACCTGCTCAAGGATAGTCCGATTGAAGAACTGGCTGAAACCATCCGCCAAGTTATGAATGGAAGACGCATATTTGCTCCCGACCTGGTCGATGAGGCTTATGTAGAAGAGAATCCCCTGACGGAACGGGAGAATGCTGTTCTCGGCCTCATGGCAGATGGGAAGAACACCAAGGAAATCGCCGGGCATTTGTTCATCACAACGGGAACGGTGCGTAACTACATCTCCATTATTCTCAACAAGTTAAATGCCAGTAACCGAATTGAGGCCATCACTCGCTCCAAGGAAAAAGGGTGGTTCAAATGA
- a CDS encoding polysaccharide deacetylase family protein, translating into MLHIRKSIMVTLAILLIIPLLLPQSVSAKSAASKDGASKANSKIIYLTFDDGPTAHTGQLLDILDQHHAKATFFMLGPQMEKFQKATKRIVADGHGLGLHGVTHVPSKFYKSAYSGLKEMQQANASLNKVAGVKTSLVRTPYGSKPYLKPAFRNVLLGQGGFHLWDWNVDSEDWKYQKDHQKVYNSVMKQIHNVQKSGTTPVVLMHDQEATLKVLPQVLKTLKAEGYRFEVLSQKMQPVNFWNDKR; encoded by the coding sequence ATGCTACATATTCGTAAATCTATCATGGTCACACTTGCTATTTTACTAATCATTCCACTATTATTGCCGCAGTCGGTATCTGCCAAATCAGCTGCATCCAAGGATGGTGCAAGCAAAGCAAATTCCAAAATCATATACCTGACGTTTGATGATGGGCCAACCGCTCATACGGGTCAGTTACTGGATATTCTGGATCAGCATCATGCGAAGGCAACGTTTTTCATGCTGGGTCCTCAAATGGAGAAATTTCAGAAGGCTACCAAACGAATCGTAGCTGACGGGCATGGATTGGGTCTGCATGGTGTGACTCACGTTCCAAGCAAATTCTATAAATCTGCATATAGCGGATTAAAAGAGATGCAACAGGCCAATGCAAGTCTGAACAAGGTTGCCGGAGTTAAAACAAGTCTCGTGCGGACGCCATATGGTAGTAAACCCTATCTCAAACCGGCATTCCGTAATGTACTGCTGGGCCAGGGTGGATTCCATCTATGGGATTGGAATGTGGATTCGGAAGACTGGAAATACCAGAAAGATCACCAGAAAGTCTATAACAGTGTAATGAAACAGATCCACAATGTGCAAAAGAGCGGAACAACGCCTGTTGTGCTAATGCACGACCAGGAAGCAACGCTGAAAGTATTACCGCAAGTATTGAAAACATTGAAGGCAGAAGGGTATCGTTTTGAAGTATTAAGCCAAAAAATGCAGCCAGTTAACTTCTGGAACGACAAGCGTTAA
- a CDS encoding ferritin, giving the protein MSQTLTESLNEQMNFEFYSAHVYLAMAAYCSSKSLDGFANFFIVQAEEERFHGMKIYKFLNDRGQRATLAALPEPKNEYASMLDVFEHGYAHEQQNTKKFYNLADIALNEREHATMYFLKWFIDEQVEEEALFDNIIQKLRRIEKDSNAFYMLDAEFGKRSFTAPAE; this is encoded by the coding sequence ATGAGCCAAACGTTAACAGAATCTTTAAATGAACAGATGAATTTTGAGTTTTATTCCGCTCATGTATATCTGGCTATGGCAGCCTATTGTTCCAGCAAAAGTCTGGATGGATTTGCGAACTTCTTCATCGTGCAAGCGGAAGAAGAGCGATTCCATGGCATGAAAATATACAAATTCTTGAATGATCGTGGACAACGCGCCACACTTGCGGCTTTGCCAGAACCGAAGAATGAATATGCTTCGATGCTGGATGTATTTGAGCATGGTTATGCTCATGAACAGCAAAACACGAAAAAATTCTACAATCTGGCTGACATCGCTCTGAATGAACGTGAACATGCAACGATGTATTTCCTGAAGTGGTTCATTGATGAGCAGGTTGAAGAGGAAGCATTGTTTGACAACATTATTCAGAAGCTGCGCCGCATTGAAAAAGACAGCAATGCCTTCTACATGCTGGATGCCGAGTTTGGCAAACGTTCGTTCACTGCTCCTGCTGAATAA